A genome region from Trichoderma asperellum chromosome 7, complete sequence includes the following:
- a CDS encoding uncharacterized protein (EggNog:ENOG41) translates to MHQAARDIDVLTRSPGLTEKIAKEGIQAIPKEYWPLFPATLGLNENFPSTVLLHGDVDDLVDFGLSSSVASKFETFGIDVHLERVVGQGHGFEAHEYIDLDVEDCVEDRHGKRESLKRVVELLERYAKES, encoded by the coding sequence ATGCATCAGGCAGCACGAGATATTGACGTGCTTACCCGTTCACCTGGTTTAACGGAAAAGATTGCAAAGGAAGGTATTCAAGCGATACCGAAGGAGTATTGGCCACTATTTCCAGCAACCTTGGGGCTAAATGAAAACTTTCCGTCAACTGTTCTCCTTCATGGAGATGTGGATGATTTGGTTGATTTTGGGCTGAGTTCATCCGTTGCTTCAAAATTTGAAACTTTCGGGATCGATGTTCATTTGGAACGCGTCGTCGGTCAGGGCCATGGCTTTGAGGCACATGAGTATATCGACTTGGATGTTGAGGACTGTGTGGAAGACCGGcatgggaagagagaaagtctTAAACGAGTTGTTGAGTTGCTTGAACGTTATGCTAAGGAGAGCTGa
- a CDS encoding uncharacterized protein (EggNog:ENOG41~MEROPS:MER0030934) → MSSLSPAIALAVRDRSAPSAHTVNGTYTGLTLDTFSQEAFYGIPFARPPLRDLRLRYPLPYNQSWTGSRNATVRSDSCPGFDKPFAQGFADGLTMGENCLTLDIVRPANVQPGDNLPVFFWIYGGGFKAGGSADPRYNTSFMVRNSMEMKKPIIAVVPNYRTSAFGLLASKEVAAAGVGNIALFDQRVAIKWVSENIRAFGGDPGKVTIAGESAGGSSAGYQLVAFEGKNDGLFRSAILESSSLLGASMNTVETLNVTYQGWYDNITTTVGCNTAADSLACLRTVPYEKLFSAVVGFQFKPYVDGKFISQPPSVSIAKGQIADVALIMGSNTDEGTAEFFTPRGTLNNDSDISSLVAHLGGGLNDSVVANILRLYPDDPIQGCPFGTGPERFADQGFQYKRGAAITGDVNIHAGRRAYAISHSQRSKHPIYTYRFDQPPWDMQEVDVTTTAPVYATHYTEIVHVFDNPDKNVNWIGPYPIISELATFVSRSWVSFIHDQNPNNHGLEGKPGWPEYSVSKPQNIVFRAGASWVEDDDWRKEQLAYWSTLWSEIMT, encoded by the exons ATGAGCAGCTTGTCTCCTGCTATCGCTTTAGCCGTCCGTGATCGAAGCGCACCCTCTGCTCACACCGTCAACGGGACTTACACGGGCCTTACTCTCGACACCTTCAGCCAGGAGGCCTTTTATGGTATACCCTTTGCGAGACCTCCTCTGAGAGACCTACGACTCCGTTATCCATTGCCATATAACCAGTCATGGACAGGTTCTCGTAATGCCACTGTACGGTCGGACTCGTGCCCTGGCTTCGACAAGCCTTTTGCCCAGGGCTTCGCCGACGGCTTAACGATGGGCGAGAATTGTTTGACACTTGACATCGTGAGACCAGCCAATGTTCAGCCTGGAGATAACCTCCCCGTCTTCTTTTGGATATACGGCGGTGGATTCAAAGCCGGTGGATCGGCCGACCCGCGCTACAACACATCCTTCATGGTGCGCAACTCGATGGAAATGAAGAAGCCAATCATCGCCGTAGTGCCCAACTACCGTACATCGGCATTTGGCTTGTTGGCATCCAAAGAAGTCGCGGCGGCGGGAGTAGGCAATATTGCCCTATTCGACCAGCGGGTGGCGATTAAATGGGTGTCTGAGAACATCCGCGCGTTCGGCGGTGACCCTGGCAAGGTCACAATTGCTGGTGAGAGCGCAGGAGGCTCCTCTGCTGGATACCAACTGGTGGCATTTGAGGGGAAGAATGACGGCCTATTCAGGAGTGCCATCTTGGAGAGTTCGAGTTTGCTTGGTGCTTCCA TGAACACCGTCGAGACGCTGAATGTAACTTACCAAGGGTGGTACGATAATATCACGACAACTGTCGGCTGCAACACAGCTGCGGACTCCCTGGCCTGTCTCCGTACCGTTCCTTACGAGAAGCTCTTCAGCGCCGTGGTCGGTTTCCAGTTCAAACCCTACGTTGACGGAAAATTCATCTCTCAGCCTCCCTCCGTCTCTATCGCAAAGGGCCAGATCGCTGACGTCGCTCTCATCATGGGCTCAAATACAGACGAGGGCACGGCTGAATTCTTCACGCCCCGGGGAACTCTGAATAACGACAGTGACATCTCTTCTCTGGTTGCGCATCTTGGCGGTGGTCTCAATGACTCGGTGGTCGCCAACATCCTTCGTCTGTATCCTGACGACCCCATCCAGGGCTGCCCCTTTGGCACTGGGCCCGAGCGATTCGCAGACCAGGGCTTCCAGTATAAGCGTGGTGCTGCCATTACCGGTGATGTAAACATTCATGCTGGCCGTCGTGCGTACGCCATCAGCCATAGCCAGCGCAGTAAGCACCCGATCTACACTTACCGTTTCGACCAGCCACCGTGGGACATGCAAGAGGTCgacgtcaccaccaccgcgcCAGTGTATGCCACGCATTACACTGAAATTGTCCATGTTTTTGATAATCCTGATAAAAACGTCAACTGGATTGGGCCGTATCCAATTATCTCGGAGCTAGCCACATTCGTGTCCCGGTCTTGGGTATCGTTCATCCATGATCAGAATCCTAATAACCACGGTCTTGAAGGAAAGCCAGGTTGGCCTGAATATAGTGTATCTAAGCCTCAGAATATTGTTTTCAGGGCTGGCGCTAGCTGGGTGGAAGACGACGATTGGAGAAAGGAGCAGTTGGCGTACTGGAGCACGCTCTGGTCGGAGATAATGACGTAG
- a CDS encoding uncharacterized protein (EggNog:ENOG41), producing the protein MSEPHHLSPMSSEHRNLSSPPNSPTSDGEYSEYSSTSSSLRGPPYTPEELGAIFLDFYTFLTTLHYDPAELKVPPPGGWPGMTPELCAHFKSNFAIEVLRHLPYFDSRCREFVHYKSKLIDYTSFTRENFEEARARDEDEEITDYDGNPMDMAHVFRIANGRESGGRLLFLNVRDGLLTEDWIRCDGLGPMDVNEYFGRLKESYRRLQVIPCPGRTTLVEPNVDDRGDKITKEQVCAQTEKWCTELDVQYIKQIYRHYGWPDAFRRDKSTAAIDELMSSMVEQREAWEKPLPEWLSEPWNY; encoded by the coding sequence ATGAGTGAACCCCACCATCTTTCCCCTATGTCGAGTGAACACAGAAATCTCTCGTCACCGCCAAATTCACCTACCTCGGATGGCGAATATTCAGAATATTCCTCTacctcgtcgtcgttgcGAGGACCGCCGTATACTCCCGAGGAACTTGGTGCCATTTTCTTGGACTTTTACACATTTCTTACCACCCTACACTATGACCCGGCTGAGCTCAAAGTGCCCCCGCCTGGAGGATGGCCAGGTATGACGCCTGAGTTATGTGCACACTTCAAGTCCAACTTTGCGATTGAGGTACTGCGTCATCTGCCATACTTTGACTCTCGATGCAGGGAGTTTGTACATTACAAATCGAAATTGATAGACTACACCTCCTTTACCCGCGAGAATTTTGAGGAGGCGCGAGCGcgggacgaagacgaggaaatCACTGATTACGACGGAAACCCAATGGATATGGCTCATGTTTTCCGTATCGCCAATGGCCGTGAGAGTGGCGGCCGATTGCTATTCCTAAATGTACGCGATGGCCTTCTCACCGAAGACTGGATACGCTGCGATGGACTTGGCCCAATGGACGTTAATGAATACTTTGGCAGGTTGAAAGAAAGCTACCGGCGGCTCCAGGTGATTCCTTGCCCAGGTAGGACCACCCTTGTTGAACCGAACGTGGACGACAGAGGGGACAAAATTACCAAGGAACAGGTGTGTGCGCAAACGGAAAAATGGTGCACGGAGTTAGATGTCCAATATATCAAGCAGATTTACCGGCATTATGGGTGGCCCGATGCGTTTCGCCGGGATAAATCGACGGCGGCCATCGACGAGCTAATGAGCTCTATGGTTGAACAACGCGAGGCATGGGAGAAACCTCTTCCTGAATGGCTTTCTGAGCCTTGGAATTACTAG